TGTGGACGTCCTCGCCGCTCCACCCGTCGAGAAGGTGCGCGAGGCGCGCGAGCCTGAACGCGGTGGCGCGGTCGGCGAGGGCTCGACCCTCAGGGGTCGCGACGACCCGCACCTGGCGGGTGTCGTGCTGCGCGGACGAGCGAGCCACGGTTCCCGCCCGCTCGGCTCGGGTCACGAACCGGCTGGCGGTCGAGTGGGCGACGGCGAGCCGCGCGGCGACGTCCCGGACGCTCTGACCATCCTCGGGCAGGCCGTCGAGGACGAGGAGGGTCGACAGCTCCACCGCCCGGCCCTCGTCGTCCAGGAACTGTGGCGCCGCGAGGAACCGGCGCAGGCCGATCAGGGCCTGATCAAGCGACCGCAGGTCGCGATGTCGCGCCGTCATGCATGTATCGTACATAGATCGACACGGAGGTGACGCATGATCCTGGTGACGGGTGCGCGCGGGAACGTGGGCTCGGTAGTCGCGCGCGAGCTGCGCACGGCGGGCGCTTCCCTCCGCTCGGGCGTGCGCGCCCCGGCGGCCGGCGCGGCCGACGATGTGGCCTTCGACTTCACCGACCCTGCCACCTGGGCCGCAGCGTTCGACGGCGTGACCTCGATGTTCCTGGTGCGCCCGCCGGCGATCGGGAACGTCAGGCGTGACCTGCTGCCCGCGATGGCTGCCGCCCGCGATGCCGGGGTCGAGCACGTCGTGTTCCTGTCGCTGCAGGGCGCGGAGAAGAACAAGGTCGTCCCGCACGCCACCGTCGAGTCCTGGCTGCGTGGGTCCGGCCTGGCCTGGACGTTCGTGCGGGCCTCCTTCTTCCATCAGAACCTGTCCATCACCCACGCGAGCGACGTGCGCGACCGTGACGAGATCCTGGTGCCCGCCGGCCGGGGTGCGACCGCGTTCGTCGACGCCGAGGACGTGGGCGCCGTCGCCGCGGCCGCCCTGCTCGACCCCGCACCGCACCGAGACCGGGCATGGACCGTCACCGGGCCACGCGCACTGACCTACGGCGAGGTCGCCAGCATCCTGTCCGCCGAGCTCGGCCGCCCCATCCGGTACCCGCGCCCCGGAGCCCTTCGCTACGCCCGCCACGCCCGACGCACCCTCGAGA
This Isoptericola jiangsuensis DNA region includes the following protein-coding sequences:
- a CDS encoding MarR family winged helix-turn-helix transcriptional regulator, which produces MTARHRDLRSLDQALIGLRRFLAAPQFLDDEGRAVELSTLLVLDGLPEDGQSVRDVAARLAVAHSTASRFVTRAERAGTVARSSAQHDTRQVRVVATPEGRALADRATAFRLARLAHLLDGWSGEDVHTLAVSLSRFAAASTPR
- a CDS encoding NmrA family NAD(P)-binding protein: MILVTGARGNVGSVVARELRTAGASLRSGVRAPAAGAADDVAFDFTDPATWAAAFDGVTSMFLVRPPAIGNVRRDLLPAMAAARDAGVEHVVFLSLQGAEKNKVVPHATVESWLRGSGLAWTFVRASFFHQNLSITHASDVRDRDEILVPAGRGATAFVDAEDVGAVAAAALLDPAPHRDRAWTVTGPRALTYGEVASILSAELGRPIRYPRPGALRYARHARRTLEMPWGMVAVTTAIYTTARLGLAAGLTDDVRTVLGRDPIDLAAFAHRERRAWLRSPARNDTPTDPAPNTQDTP